The following proteins come from a genomic window of Methanosarcina sp. MTP4:
- a CDS encoding ABC transporter ATP-binding protein: MSAEKSGNDGHNDGQKVIMKVENLSKTYIRGKIPVHALRCACITVRKGEFLAIMGPSGSGKSTLLALIGTLEEATDGKIILDGTDLTSVPEKLLPRVRREKIGFIFQHYNLIPTLSALENVELAMRFSRVPKKDRRERAKALLEDLGLGDRQKHKPTELSGGEQQRVSIARALANRPALILADEPTGEVDSKTRDSIVRIFKELSEKGQTILVVTHDPEVAKECSRVLQITDGLIKDN, encoded by the coding sequence ATGTCGGCAGAAAAATCCGGAAATGACGGACATAACGACGGACAGAAAGTTATCATGAAGGTTGAAAACCTCTCCAAGACCTATATCCGGGGCAAGATCCCTGTCCATGCCCTTCGCTGTGCCTGTATAACCGTACGGAAAGGAGAGTTTCTTGCCATCATGGGGCCTTCGGGTTCAGGGAAATCAACCCTTCTTGCTCTGATCGGCACACTTGAAGAAGCCACAGACGGAAAGATCATCCTTGACGGAACAGACCTGACATCTGTGCCTGAAAAACTGCTTCCCCGCGTGAGAAGAGAGAAAATCGGTTTTATTTTCCAGCACTACAACCTGATCCCTACACTTTCAGCTCTTGAAAACGTGGAACTTGCAATGCGCTTTTCCAGAGTACCAAAAAAAGATAGGAGAGAAAGAGCAAAAGCCCTGCTGGAAGACCTGGGTCTGGGAGACCGACAAAAGCATAAACCCACTGAGCTGTCCGGAGGAGAGCAGCAGCGAGTCTCGATCGCCAGGGCACTTGCGAACAGGCCTGCCCTTATTCTTGCAGACGAGCCAACCGGGGAGGTGGACAGTAAAACCCGGGATTCCATTGTCCGTATATTCAAGGAGTTGAGCGAAAAGGGGCAGACAATTCTTGTGGTTACCCACGATCCCGAGGTTGCAAAGGAGTGTTCAAGAGTACTCCAGATCACGGACGGGTTGATTAAAGATAATTAA
- the tsaA gene encoding tRNA (N6-threonylcarbamoyladenosine(37)-N6)-methyltransferase TrmO encodes MNEKPPETIEMEPIGYVENDYLEPVFNEKVYQTVSKIILKEELVDGLQRIEDFEKLYILFHFSKSKDYKLVQRRRYDGNISGVFACRTPHRPNGIGLTRVELMKVEGNVLHVKGLDAINGTPVLDIKPYIKKIEEGSD; translated from the coding sequence ATGAACGAAAAACCCCCGGAAACCATCGAAATGGAACCCATAGGCTACGTTGAAAACGATTATCTAGAACCGGTCTTCAATGAAAAAGTCTACCAGACGGTTTCGAAAATTATCCTGAAAGAAGAACTGGTAGATGGACTCCAACGGATAGAGGACTTCGAAAAACTCTACATCCTCTTCCACTTCAGCAAATCAAAAGACTACAAACTTGTTCAGCGCCGCCGCTACGACGGGAATATCTCAGGCGTCTTTGCCTGCAGAACCCCGCACCGCCCTAACGGAATAGGGCTCACGCGCGTCGAACTCATGAAAGTCGAAGGCAACGTGCTCCACGTAAAAGGCCTGGACGCAATCAACGGGACCCCGGTCCTGGACATAAAGCCATACATAAAAAAGATTGAAGAAGGATCGGACTGA
- a CDS encoding ABC transporter permease, translated as MFDLIIRNITNRKVRSALTICGIALGIFAVIVMGAMSENFHQTFERSMSVTSDKIRVFAESGVFGGGLTDDKVSDVLRVAGVKDAYGLLMTTFDEDKMGMTGKQILGVPPEKSSVALNPVELKAGRFLNPGDSYSVVVGNNIKREYGLQEGSKFEIHDKYFTVVGILDYTGSIFDNAVIIPLETAQDLYNVGDSVSYIFAVPDERVDAEMLSKRIELSVKGTSTLSPGELEVQAKQSFMIFSVITISSGLLAAIIGGLCVMNTMLMSVAERTREFGILKAIGAETRDILLLTLGEASFMGLLGGILGILVGVGAVYIMNAWLETTRIVLFLITPRLLIIAMVFALLIGALSGLYPAYRASKMSPMEALKHA; from the coding sequence ATGTTTGACCTGATCATACGAAACATAACGAACAGGAAAGTCCGAAGCGCCCTTACCATCTGCGGGATAGCCCTCGGGATTTTTGCAGTCATAGTTATGGGCGCCATGTCCGAGAACTTCCACCAGACTTTTGAGCGTTCCATGAGTGTAACCAGTGACAAGATCCGGGTTTTTGCCGAAAGCGGGGTCTTCGGAGGCGGGCTCACGGACGATAAGGTAAGCGATGTGCTTCGCGTAGCCGGGGTAAAAGATGCCTACGGGCTTTTGATGACCACCTTTGATGAAGACAAGATGGGCATGACCGGAAAGCAAATCCTCGGCGTCCCCCCTGAAAAGTCCAGCGTTGCCCTTAACCCGGTGGAGCTGAAAGCAGGCCGCTTCCTTAATCCGGGAGATTCCTATAGTGTGGTCGTTGGAAACAACATCAAAAGAGAATACGGACTTCAGGAAGGAAGCAAATTTGAAATCCATGACAAATATTTTACCGTTGTCGGAATCCTTGATTATACCGGCTCGATCTTTGATAATGCCGTGATCATTCCCCTTGAGACTGCCCAGGACCTTTATAACGTGGGCGATTCTGTATCCTACATCTTTGCCGTGCCTGACGAGAGGGTGGATGCCGAGATGCTCTCAAAACGCATCGAGTTAAGCGTAAAAGGCACAAGCACCCTTTCTCCGGGAGAACTTGAGGTGCAGGCAAAGCAATCCTTCATGATTTTCAGCGTAATAACGATCAGCTCAGGGCTCCTTGCAGCAATCATAGGCGGGCTGTGCGTGATGAATACGATGCTCATGTCTGTTGCAGAAAGGACAAGGGAATTCGGGATTTTAAAAGCCATAGGTGCAGAAACACGGGACATCCTGCTCCTGACCCTCGGAGAAGCTTCATTCATGGGCTTATTGGGCGGGATTCTTGGAATCCTGGTGGGTGTCGGGGCTGTCTATATCATGAATGCCTGGCTTGAAACGACAAGGATCGTCCTTTTCCTGATAACTCCGAGGCTTCTTATAATTGCCATGGTTTTTGCTCTGCTTATTGGCGCTCTTTCAGGGCTTTATCCAGCATACAGGGCTTCAAAAATGAGCCCCATGGAGGCTTTAAAGCATGCCTGA
- a CDS encoding ribose 1,5-bisphosphate isomerase, with amino-acid sequence MKEVEDTAEKIRTMEIRGAGRIAKAAAGAIRDYAAEIDVVSMEEFDTRIRDVSDLLISTRPTAVSLPNAVKLASKYSSGNVEEARQEIIENANRFIDRADRALELIGKIGARRIQDGDVIMTHCNSHAALSIITTAFEEGKYIRVLASESRPRRQGLLTIRHLNDFGIPTSLIVDSAVRYHMKEVDKVVVGADAIAANGALVNKIGTSQLALAAHEARKSFMVAAETYKFSPSTIVGNPIEIEERAAEEVIDPAVLAELPHVQVKNPAFDFTPSEYIDMIVTDVGIIPPAMAYTVIKEHLGWELGEI; translated from the coding sequence ATGAAAGAAGTTGAGGATACCGCGGAAAAGATCCGGACAATGGAGATCCGGGGTGCAGGCAGAATTGCAAAAGCTGCAGCCGGAGCAATCAGGGACTATGCAGCAGAGATTGATGTCGTTTCTATGGAAGAGTTCGATACCCGAATCCGGGACGTTTCGGACCTCCTCATCAGTACCAGGCCGACGGCGGTCTCCCTCCCGAATGCTGTAAAGCTCGCCTCAAAGTACTCTTCCGGAAATGTGGAAGAGGCAAGGCAGGAAATCATCGAGAATGCAAACCGTTTTATCGACCGGGCTGACCGGGCTCTTGAACTGATCGGAAAAATAGGAGCCAGGAGGATTCAGGATGGGGATGTTATCATGACCCACTGCAACTCTCACGCCGCTCTTTCCATCATCACAACGGCTTTTGAAGAAGGAAAATATATCAGGGTCCTTGCCTCCGAAAGCCGCCCCCGGCGCCAGGGCCTCCTGACCATACGGCACCTGAACGATTTCGGAATCCCAACATCTCTTATAGTGGACTCGGCGGTGCGCTACCACATGAAGGAAGTTGATAAAGTTGTTGTGGGAGCCGATGCCATCGCAGCCAACGGGGCTCTCGTAAACAAGATCGGGACCTCCCAGCTTGCCCTTGCAGCCCATGAAGCCAGGAAGAGTTTCATGGTAGCAGCCGAGACCTACAAGTTCAGCCCAAGCACCATCGTCGGAAACCCCATTGAAATCGAGGAAAGGGCTGCAGAAGAGGTAATAGATCCGGCAGTCCTGGCTGAGCTTCCTCACGTGCAGGTAAAAAACCCGGCTTTTGACTTTACCCCTTCCGAATACATTGATATGATCGTAACCGATGTTGGGATTATTCCCCCTGCTATGGCTTATACGGTCATAAAAGAACATCTGGGCTGGGAACTCGGTGAGATTTGA
- a CDS encoding winged helix-turn-helix domain-containing protein, whose translation MKKKLLELIFLSEKRKNLLLFLKEGPKTIEDIRSALDVSSVAILPQIKKLRERNLVLKDGDIYRLSPLGRSIAGRMKDMVGVLRVFGNNYNYWSRHAIECIPLHLLKRIDELGECTFSEPPDRTHLFEPHREFVENISRSSCLWGTASIFHPLYPILFLNFAKSGMKVSILVTDSVFDRIREEYRAELSAFIDMETSHFYVCRENLELSHVVTDRFFSLSLPFHDGTFDHKEDVLCFGPSALNWGKELFAYYRDRSEEITEI comes from the coding sequence ATGAAGAAAAAGCTTCTCGAACTGATTTTTCTCTCTGAGAAAAGAAAAAATCTTCTTCTTTTTTTGAAAGAGGGACCGAAAACCATTGAAGATATCAGGTCCGCTCTAGATGTCAGTTCAGTGGCAATTCTCCCTCAAATTAAAAAGTTAAGGGAAAGAAACCTGGTTCTCAAGGACGGCGATATCTACAGGCTGTCTCCTCTCGGGCGGTCCATAGCCGGAAGAATGAAGGATATGGTAGGTGTCCTGAGGGTTTTCGGGAACAACTACAATTACTGGTCAAGACATGCAATCGAATGCATACCTCTCCATCTCCTAAAAAGGATTGATGAGCTGGGAGAGTGCACATTCTCAGAACCTCCCGACAGAACTCATCTTTTTGAGCCTCATAGGGAGTTTGTGGAAAACATTTCCCGATCAAGCTGCTTATGGGGAACAGCTTCCATTTTTCATCCTCTCTATCCGATCCTTTTCCTCAATTTCGCAAAAAGCGGGATGAAGGTTTCAATCCTTGTAACGGACTCTGTCTTTGATAGAATCAGGGAGGAGTACCGGGCTGAGTTAAGTGCATTTATTGATATGGAAACCTCACACTTTTACGTCTGCAGGGAAAATCTGGAACTTTCCCATGTAGTGACTGACCGCTTCTTCTCCCTATCCCTTCCTTTCCACGACGGGACTTTTGACCACAAGGAAGATGTCCTGTGTTTCGGACCTTCCGCCCTCAACTGGGGAAAAGAGCTTTTTGCTTACTACCGGGACAGGTCTGAAGAAATAACTGAGATCTGA
- the larC gene encoding nickel insertion protein: protein MLLMTNVDNITCDQVPYLIEELMKLGAKNVHVVPAFTKKGRSEYIFLIDSEEGNLEVLAEFMALETGTLGVRILKTEHYPFDYEMRSLCLSFRDENDLPLWEGEIDVKIVLGKEKKPLSARVEYEELKELTNRVREAGLKLSMYEIKELIEERALKGIKDFTVNFEDDNLGLENTPLSPVSKKLCCTDKTKTCFGN, encoded by the coding sequence TTGCTCTTAATGACCAACGTTGACAATATTACATGTGACCAGGTGCCCTACCTGATCGAGGAACTGATGAAGCTTGGGGCTAAAAATGTGCATGTAGTGCCGGCTTTCACGAAGAAAGGCCGGAGCGAATATATTTTTCTGATCGACAGTGAGGAAGGGAACCTTGAGGTCCTTGCCGAGTTCATGGCTCTGGAAACCGGTACTCTCGGGGTCAGGATTTTGAAGACCGAACATTATCCTTTTGACTACGAAATGAGGTCGCTCTGCCTTTCTTTCAGGGATGAAAATGACCTGCCTCTTTGGGAAGGGGAAATTGATGTAAAAATAGTTCTAGGAAAAGAAAAAAAGCCTCTTTCTGCCCGGGTTGAGTACGAAGAGCTAAAGGAACTGACAAATCGGGTAAGAGAAGCCGGCCTGAAGCTTTCTATGTATGAAATTAAGGAATTGATTGAAGAAAGGGCTCTGAAAGGCATAAAGGACTTTACTGTTAATTTCGAGGATGATAACCTGGGACTGGAAAATACGCCTTTGTCCCCAGTTTCGAAAAAACTGTGCTGTACGGATAAGACGAAAACTTGCTTCGGGAATTGA
- a CDS encoding FmdE family protein — translation MDFETAVQFHGHVCPGIAIGYRIATLAAERFKDRSEDEELVAVVENRSCAVDAIQVVNGCTCGKGNLVFKENGKHVYTFFKRGDEKALRISLKPDALPQDDRHTALFAKLRAGTASPEEVKEFRAAHEAKSQSILERPEEEIFWIKEVKIEPPQKARVYPTVICSECGEGFMEPLGRVKNGKIVCISCSEAGE, via the coding sequence TTGGACTTCGAAACAGCTGTACAATTTCACGGACACGTTTGCCCAGGGATTGCAATCGGATACAGGATAGCAACGCTTGCTGCCGAGCGCTTCAAAGACCGGAGCGAAGACGAAGAACTGGTCGCAGTTGTGGAAAATAGGTCCTGTGCCGTGGACGCCATCCAGGTTGTCAACGGCTGCACCTGCGGGAAAGGGAACCTTGTCTTTAAGGAGAACGGAAAGCACGTATACACCTTCTTCAAGAGGGGGGACGAAAAAGCCCTGAGGATTTCCCTGAAACCCGATGCTCTGCCCCAGGACGATCGGCACACTGCTCTCTTTGCAAAACTCAGGGCAGGGACTGCAAGCCCCGAGGAAGTAAAGGAGTTCAGGGCAGCACATGAAGCCAAAAGCCAGAGTATCCTGGAAAGGCCCGAGGAAGAAATCTTCTGGATTAAAGAAGTGAAAATCGAACCCCCCCAGAAAGCCAGGGTTTACCCCACAGTCATCTGCAGCGAATGCGGAGAAGGTTTCATGGAACCCCTGGGCAGGGTCAAAAACGGGAAAATAGTTTGTATCTCCTGTTCCGAAGCAGGAGAATGA
- the pyrH gene encoding UMP kinase produces MLIVLSLGGSILAKDLNPDRFLKYSEALRKLSEKHKLLVVTGGGEAARNYIGTARAVGADEVTCDFIGIDITRLNARLLISALGTAAHPEIPASYLEAAKALTSGKIVVMGGITPGQTTDAVSAILAEFLRADLLTIATSIDGVYSADPNSDPDAVKYDIISPEELINIVMSIEMKAGSKSPVDPVAAKIIERCKLDALVMDGRDPALLEKVLDEKTEEKSALSCGTWITARK; encoded by the coding sequence ATGCTCATAGTTCTATCCCTAGGCGGTTCAATTCTTGCGAAAGACCTTAACCCGGATCGATTTTTAAAATACTCCGAAGCTCTCAGAAAGCTTTCGGAAAAACATAAACTGCTAGTGGTAACCGGAGGCGGGGAAGCTGCTCGGAACTACATAGGAACTGCCCGCGCAGTGGGGGCAGACGAAGTTACCTGCGACTTTATAGGCATTGACATCACCCGCCTGAACGCAAGGCTTCTTATCTCGGCCCTCGGAACAGCTGCCCACCCCGAAATCCCGGCAAGCTACCTGGAAGCCGCAAAAGCCCTGACATCCGGGAAAATCGTTGTCATGGGAGGAATCACCCCCGGACAGACCACGGACGCAGTCTCGGCAATCCTGGCAGAATTCCTGCGGGCGGACCTGCTGACAATCGCAACCTCTATCGACGGTGTCTACTCCGCAGACCCTAACAGTGACCCTGATGCCGTAAAATACGACATAATCTCTCCGGAAGAACTCATCAACATCGTGATGTCCATCGAGATGAAAGCGGGCTCAAAGTCCCCGGTAGACCCTGTAGCTGCAAAAATCATCGAAAGGTGCAAACTCGACGCCCTGGTAATGGACGGGAGGGACCCTGCCCTGCTTGAAAAAGTCCTTGACGAAAAAACAGAGGAGAAATCCGCGCTTTCTTGCGGGACCTGGATCACAGCAAGGAAATAA